The Triticum aestivum cultivar Chinese Spring chromosome 7B, IWGSC CS RefSeq v2.1, whole genome shotgun sequence genome window below encodes:
- the LOC123160329 gene encoding E3 ubiquitin-protein ligase CHIP, translating to MSPAADSASGSKRQAELLKQEGNTCFKKDRISAAIDAYTGAIALCQNVAVYWTNRALCYKKRNEWAKVEEDCRMAIHYDSHSVKAHYMLGLALLNRQELAGGIKALEKSLELGRGAHPASYMVEEIWQELSKAKYIEWEGLSKMRSSQLHKLNATCKEALKSYNSLDNPTGDMSEEHLNELDEVFRKAAKADTPTEVPDHLCCKITLDIFRDPVITPSGITYERAVILDHLNRVGKFDPVTREPLEPFQLISNLAVKEAVDVFLKEHGWAYKIR from the exons ATGTCGCCGGCGGCGGACAGCGCATCGGGATCGAAGCGGCAGGCGGAGCTGCTCAAGCAGGAGGGCAACACCTGCTTCAAGAAGGACCGCATCAGCGCCGCCATCGACGCCTACACCGGG GCTATAGCTCTCTGCCAAAATGTTGCAGTATACTGGACCAACCGAGCACTGTGCTATAAGAAGCGGAA TGAGTGGGCTAAGGTTGAGGAAGATTGTAGAATGGCTATCCATTATGACAGCCACTCCGTTAAG GCGCATTACATGCTTGGGCTTGCACTTCTCAACAGGCAGGAATTGGCTGGAGGAATAAAAGCACTAGAAAAG TCTTTGGAGCTTGGAAGGGGTGCACATCCTGCAAGCTATATGGTTGAAGAGATATGGCAAGAGCTTTCTAAAGCAAAATACATTGAATGGGAAGGCCTATCAAAAATGCGATCCTCTCAATTGCATAAACTGAA TGCAACATGTAAAGAAGCTCTAAAGAGCTATAATAGCCTTGATAATCCAACTGGAGACATGTCTGAAGAGCATCTAAATGAGCTAGACGAAGTTTTCAGGAAAGCTGCAAAGGCCGATACTCCAACAGAA GTTCCTGACCATCTCTGCTGCAAGATTACACTTGATATCTTCAGGGATCCAGTGATCACTCCAAGCGGAATTACTTATGAGAGGGCTGTGATTCTTGACCATTTAAACAGG GTTGGGAAATTTGACCCTGTGACCCGTGAACCACTGGAACCATTCCAACTAATATCAAACCTCGCCGTCAAGGAGGCTGTAGATGTATTTTTGAAGGAACATGGTTGGGCTTACAAGATCAGGTGA